A genomic stretch from Nitrospirota bacterium includes:
- the def gene encoding peptide deformylase, which produces MAVLEIKTYPDDVLKGKALPVKNMDGDLQRLIDDMVETMYAAPGVGLAAPQVGVSKRLIVLDVSTRDEKHPLMVLVNPEIVEADDFVDSEEGCLSIPGHLVTIKRAGRVVVKALDRNGAPLQFEAEGLLAIALQHEIDHLEGVLIVDRLSSIKREFFKKRYFKALKEAQLKA; this is translated from the coding sequence ATGGCAGTTCTAGAGATCAAAACCTACCCTGACGACGTTTTGAAGGGCAAGGCGCTCCCGGTAAAAAATATGGACGGCGATCTGCAGCGGCTCATCGACGATATGGTCGAGACGATGTACGCTGCCCCTGGCGTCGGCCTTGCAGCGCCGCAGGTCGGCGTATCGAAACGGCTTATTGTCCTCGATGTGAGCACGCGGGACGAGAAGCATCCGCTGATGGTCCTCGTCAATCCCGAGATCGTCGAGGCCGACGACTTCGTCGACTCCGAAGAGGGCTGCCTCAGCATCCCCGGCCACCTGGTAACCATAAAGCGGGCCGGGAGAGTCGTCGTAAAAGCCCTCGACAGAAACGGCGCGCCCCTCCAGTTCGAAGCCGAGGGACTGCTCGCCATAGCGCTGCAGCACGAGATCGACCACCTCGAAGGCGTGCTGATCGTCGACCGGCTCAGCTCCATCAAGAGAGAGTTCTTCAAGAAGCGGTACTTCAAAGCCCTCAAGGAAGCGCAGCTCAAGGCGTAG
- a CDS encoding methionine adenosyltransferase: MISIETFRGTAVADHRVEIVERKGTGHPDYMCDCLMDAISVALSQTYLKEFGTVLHHNIDKGLLAAGRAEKRFGGGRIVKPMELTIGDRATFGVGGKKIPVADIAIDAAQQWLKRNMPRIDPVRHMKYRVVLAPGSEELTDIFQRRGKVRAANDTSAAVGYYPLSPAERVVLDLERYLNSRRFKARYPDTGEDIKVMGLREGKALDLTVAMPLIAGYLRSEDDYFARKEIILDEMKRFLAGVEGFKRITVHCNTLDEQGRGLGGVYLSLLGTSAEDADSGQVGRGNRVNGLISLNRPLGTEAAAGKNPVSHVGKIYNVLAHKIARELYEKIEGIREVYVLLLSRIGTPIDRPQTAAAQILPEKGRTLGDVRKRAEELFRSELAGISRLCSDLSKGKYPVC; the protein is encoded by the coding sequence ATGATCAGCATCGAGACCTTCAGGGGAACTGCGGTCGCGGATCATCGGGTCGAGATCGTCGAGCGCAAAGGCACGGGGCATCCCGATTATATGTGCGACTGCCTCATGGACGCGATCTCGGTCGCCCTCTCCCAGACCTACCTGAAAGAATTCGGCACCGTCCTCCATCATAATATCGATAAAGGGCTCCTTGCGGCAGGCAGGGCGGAGAAGCGCTTCGGCGGCGGCAGGATCGTCAAGCCGATGGAGCTCACTATCGGCGACCGGGCGACCTTCGGCGTCGGCGGCAAGAAGATCCCTGTCGCCGACATCGCCATCGACGCCGCTCAACAGTGGCTCAAGCGGAACATGCCCCGCATCGATCCCGTGCGCCACATGAAGTACCGGGTGGTCCTCGCCCCGGGCTCGGAAGAGCTGACCGATATCTTCCAGCGCCGCGGCAAGGTCAGGGCGGCCAACGACACTTCTGCCGCGGTCGGCTACTACCCGCTGAGCCCTGCGGAGCGGGTGGTGCTCGATCTCGAACGGTACCTCAACTCCAGGCGGTTCAAGGCGCGCTATCCCGACACCGGAGAGGATATCAAGGTGATGGGACTGCGGGAGGGAAAGGCGCTCGACCTCACCGTCGCGATGCCGCTCATCGCCGGTTACCTGCGATCGGAAGACGACTACTTCGCCCGCAAGGAGATCATCCTCGACGAGATGAAACGGTTCCTTGCAGGCGTGGAGGGCTTCAAGCGGATAACCGTGCACTGCAACACCCTCGACGAACAAGGGAGGGGATTGGGCGGCGTCTATCTGAGCCTCCTCGGCACCTCGGCGGAAGATGCGGATTCAGGCCAGGTGGGCCGCGGGAACCGCGTGAACGGGCTCATCTCCCTGAACCGGCCCCTCGGCACCGAGGCAGCGGCGGGAAAGAACCCGGTGAGCCATGTCGGAAAGATCTACAACGTCCTCGCCCACAAGATCGCGCGGGAGCTCTACGAAAAGATCGAGGGCATTCGGGAGGTGTATGTCCTCCTCCTGAGCAGGATCGGCACGCCCATCGACCGGCCCCAGACCGCTGCGGCCCAGATACTCCCCGAGAAAGGGAGGACGCTCGGCGATGTGAGGAAGAGAGCCGAGGAGCTCTTCCGGAGCGAGCTCGCAGGGATAAGCAGGCTCTGCAGCGACCTCAGCAAAGGCAAATACCCCGTCTGCTGA
- a CDS encoding isoprenylcysteine carboxylmethyltransferase family protein, translated as MTTKRSQHYVLAGTIAAYLLITFEILIMISPFAVYFYSVYAPLLGLLASSPLTAWTTEFFLPHMVFTNDPVIAGILYLQILFIAGLALFLLTALPLYYVKLVKRGVLKGWMYSYIRHPQYLFLAISGFGLLIYWPRFIVLILYITMLFVYYLLARHEESRMRHRFGVSYEEYMARTPMFLPGEPGGKVFRALFGWISPRWAGILAAYAAALVLSVALAWGVRTYAVAQVPKVAIDRETVIPVFPRPQAEVRGLYEKVIADARVREFLAKERRVNLAYLIPGDYFLNALVTEEKRRFSDEFIRSFPDILEWQKTHPPGGLGRFFRLFFRFFGLIGAEAEEWRIEVERFIFVKVTDGSGDPVGRDALLAVGVKREPELLVDVDADTREIIAVVVTSGYNEWGATPMPTF; from the coding sequence ATGACGACCAAGAGATCGCAGCACTATGTCCTGGCAGGCACCATAGCGGCATATCTCCTCATCACCTTCGAGATCCTCATCATGATCAGCCCCTTCGCGGTCTACTTCTATTCGGTCTATGCGCCGCTCCTCGGGCTCCTCGCCTCCTCTCCCCTGACGGCATGGACCACCGAATTCTTTCTCCCCCACATGGTCTTCACCAACGACCCGGTGATCGCCGGCATCCTCTACCTCCAGATCCTCTTCATCGCGGGGCTGGCGCTCTTCCTGCTGACCGCTCTCCCGCTCTACTACGTCAAGCTCGTCAAGCGGGGGGTGCTCAAGGGATGGATGTACTCGTACATCCGCCATCCCCAGTATCTCTTCCTCGCGATCTCCGGCTTCGGCCTGCTCATCTACTGGCCGCGGTTCATTGTCCTCATCCTCTACATAACGATGCTCTTCGTCTATTACCTCCTCGCCCGGCACGAGGAGTCGCGCATGCGCCACAGGTTCGGCGTCTCGTATGAAGAGTATATGGCGAGGACGCCGATGTTCCTTCCCGGCGAGCCGGGCGGGAAGGTCTTCCGGGCGCTCTTCGGCTGGATATCCCCCCGCTGGGCCGGCATTCTCGCCGCCTATGCCGCAGCGCTCGTCCTGTCGGTCGCGCTCGCCTGGGGAGTACGGACGTATGCCGTTGCCCAGGTGCCGAAGGTCGCGATCGACCGGGAGACCGTTATCCCCGTCTTCCCGCGTCCGCAGGCGGAGGTGAGGGGGCTCTACGAGAAGGTTATTGCCGACGCGCGCGTGCGGGAATTCCTCGCAAAAGAGCGCCGGGTGAACCTCGCCTACCTGATCCCCGGGGACTATTTTCTGAACGCCCTCGTCACCGAAGAGAAGAGGAGGTTCTCGGACGAGTTCATCAGGAGCTTCCCCGACATCCTGGAATGGCAGAAGACCCATCCCCCGGGCGGTCTCGGGAGGTTCTTCAGGCTTTTCTTCAGGTTCTTCGGGCTCATCGGCGCTGAAGCCGAAGAGTGGCGCATCGAAGTGGAGCGCTTCATCTTCGTCAAGGTCACCGACGGCAGCGGGGACCCTGTCGGCCGCGACGCCCTCCTCGCCGTGGGAGTGAAGAGAGAGCCCGAGCTGCTGGTGGATGTGGATGCAGACACCCGCGAGATCATAGCCGTCGTGGTCACCTCCGGCTACAATGAATGGGGCGCGACGCCGATGCCGACCTTCTAA
- a CDS encoding phosphotransferase gives MHKPVACFILAAGLGERLRPITDHIPKPLLPLMGIPVLQHALEKAAALGPAGIGVNLHYKRERIEEWVRRSPFQERITLFPEDPILDTGGALKNAEGFLGGSAFLVHNADIFSSIDLEGVVGHHRASGNLATLAVHDCPRFNHVAVDRRGLLRGVGKGPAAGADGERRVAFTGIAVYEPEFLAFLPEGKSSVVDAWLKAAAAGCAIGTLDVSGAYWSDIGTPAAYAATVVEVMKAAGETVYIHPSAQGCDGAELDGYLAIEGGSSIGQGAALRNCIVLPGTRIGGAEGKRYENCIVGPGITVPVSETEAGLAVDGETLIGIGGSDRKYFRVKRDGRTAVRMQCLPGDPDYARHIEYTRFFLKHAVPVPELIEEQPAALSALFEDLGDLSLYSWLKCPRDGARIEEMYRKVLDIAVLLHTAATGRAAECRYMQERIFDYDHLRWETGYFLERFAGGLKRAAPRDRALLDRELHRLAATVNAYPKTIVHRDFQSQNIMVVQGTPRLIDYQGARPGPPAYDLASLLWDPYARLDEEMRERLIGYYLSRRAIVEEGFDPVLFREALLPCRLQRHMQALGAYGFLSAVKGKKYFLKHVPECLRMLREETALVQGEYPELHALVAEL, from the coding sequence ATGCATAAGCCTGTCGCCTGTTTCATCCTCGCTGCGGGCCTCGGCGAGCGTCTGCGGCCCATCACCGATCATATCCCGAAGCCGCTGCTCCCCCTCATGGGGATACCGGTCCTGCAGCACGCCCTCGAAAAGGCGGCGGCGCTCGGGCCCGCGGGTATCGGCGTGAACCTCCACTACAAGAGAGAGCGGATCGAAGAATGGGTGCGCCGCTCGCCGTTCCAGGAGCGGATAACGCTCTTCCCCGAGGACCCGATCCTCGATACCGGCGGCGCATTGAAGAACGCAGAGGGCTTTCTGGGCGGCAGCGCCTTCCTGGTGCATAACGCCGATATCTTCTCTTCCATCGATCTCGAAGGAGTGGTCGGCCACCACCGGGCGTCGGGGAATCTCGCGACGCTCGCGGTGCATGACTGTCCGCGCTTCAACCATGTCGCGGTCGATCGCCGGGGCTTGCTCAGGGGCGTGGGCAAGGGCCCTGCGGCCGGAGCTGACGGAGAGCGGCGGGTCGCCTTTACCGGCATCGCTGTCTATGAGCCGGAGTTCCTGGCGTTCCTTCCCGAAGGAAAATCGAGCGTGGTCGATGCGTGGCTGAAAGCGGCGGCTGCAGGGTGCGCGATCGGGACGCTCGATGTGAGCGGCGCGTACTGGAGCGACATCGGGACGCCTGCCGCCTATGCCGCCACGGTCGTCGAGGTGATGAAAGCGGCGGGAGAGACGGTATACATCCACCCCTCTGCGCAGGGCTGCGATGGAGCGGAGCTCGACGGGTATCTGGCGATCGAGGGCGGAAGCAGCATCGGGCAGGGCGCTGCGCTCAGGAACTGCATCGTGCTTCCCGGTACCCGCATTGGAGGGGCGGAGGGGAAACGCTACGAGAACTGCATCGTCGGCCCGGGAATCACCGTTCCGGTCAGCGAAACGGAAGCCGGGCTCGCGGTCGATGGCGAGACGCTGATCGGTATCGGCGGGTCGGACAGGAAATACTTCAGGGTGAAGAGAGACGGCAGGACGGCGGTGCGCATGCAGTGCCTGCCGGGCGACCCCGACTATGCGCGCCATATCGAGTACACGCGCTTCTTCCTGAAGCACGCGGTCCCGGTGCCGGAGCTCATAGAGGAGCAGCCGGCTGCCCTGAGCGCGCTCTTCGAGGACCTCGGCGACCTCTCCCTCTACTCGTGGCTGAAATGCCCGCGGGACGGAGCGCGGATAGAAGAGATGTACCGGAAGGTGCTCGATATAGCGGTGCTGCTCCATACAGCGGCAACGGGCCGTGCCGCCGAATGCCGGTATATGCAGGAACGGATCTTCGACTACGACCACCTGCGGTGGGAGACGGGGTACTTCCTGGAGCGCTTCGCCGGCGGGCTGAAGCGGGCCGCGCCCCGTGACCGCGCTCTCCTCGACCGTGAGCTCCACCGCCTCGCCGCAACGGTAAATGCGTACCCGAAGACGATCGTTCACCGGGACTTCCAGTCGCAGAATATCATGGTCGTGCAGGGCACGCCCCGCCTCATCGATTACCAGGGTGCGCGGCCGGGGCCGCCTGCGTACGACCTGGCATCCCTGCTCTGGGACCCCTACGCCCGCCTCGACGAAGAGATGAGGGAGCGCCTTATCGGGTACTATCTCAGCCGAAGGGCAATCGTCGAAGAGGGGTTCGATCCGGTCCTCTTCAGGGAGGCGCTCCTCCCCTGCAGGCTCCAGCGGCATATGCAGGCGCTCGGGGCCTACGGGTTCCTGTCGGCGGTGAAGGGGAAGAAATATTTTCTGAAGCATGTGCCGGAGTGTCTGAGGATGCTGCGGGAGGAGACCGCCCTCGTACAAGGCGAGTATCCCGAGCTGCATGCCCTGGTGGCCGAGCTGTGA
- the fmt gene encoding methionyl-tRNA formyltransferase: protein MALIFFGTPAFAVPSLQALIDAGEQVALVVTQPDKVKGRGHQLSSPPVKELSLKHGIRVAQPAKIRNEEFYALLREIAPEFIVVVAYGKILPKEILALPERGCINVHGSLLPRYRGAAPIQRAILNGDTVTGVTTMLMDTGMDTGDMLLRAEIPLTRDDTTETLFAKLAELGAKTLIETIRGLRAGTITPVPQTGEATYAPPLRKEEGRVDWSRSAEELSNFVRGMYPWPSAFTYLNDEMIKITRARPVEGSGVPGRIEKASRGELIVGAGKGLLKIEMLQPEGKKAMPAEAFIAGRRLREGHETFS from the coding sequence GTGGCATTGATCTTCTTCGGCACTCCCGCCTTCGCCGTCCCCTCGCTCCAGGCGCTTATCGATGCGGGAGAACAGGTGGCCCTCGTGGTCACCCAGCCCGACAAGGTGAAGGGCCGCGGACACCAGCTCTCTTCGCCGCCGGTCAAGGAGCTCAGCCTGAAACACGGCATCAGGGTGGCCCAGCCCGCGAAGATCAGGAACGAGGAGTTCTACGCCCTGCTCCGGGAGATCGCTCCCGAGTTTATCGTCGTCGTCGCCTACGGAAAGATCCTGCCGAAAGAGATACTCGCCCTGCCGGAGCGCGGCTGCATCAACGTCCACGGCTCGCTCCTCCCCCGCTACCGCGGCGCGGCGCCGATTCAACGGGCGATCCTCAACGGCGATACGGTAACCGGCGTCACGACGATGCTCATGGATACCGGCATGGATACGGGCGACATGCTGCTCCGCGCGGAGATTCCCCTTACCCGCGACGATACGACCGAGACGCTCTTCGCGAAGCTGGCCGAGCTCGGGGCGAAGACCCTGATCGAGACGATCAGGGGTCTGAGGGCCGGTACCATAACCCCTGTCCCCCAGACCGGGGAGGCTACCTACGCGCCGCCCCTCCGGAAAGAGGAGGGCAGGGTCGACTGGAGCCGGAGCGCGGAAGAGCTCTCCAATTTCGTGAGGGGCATGTATCCCTGGCCTTCGGCGTTCACGTATCTTAATGATGAAATGATAAAGATCACCAGGGCGCGGCCGGTCGAGGGCAGCGGTGTGCCGGGACGCATCGAGAAGGCCTCACGGGGAGAGCTGATCGTCGGCGCCGGGAAGGGACTCCTGAAGATCGAGATGCTCCAGCCGGAAGGGAAAAAGGCGATGCCTGCGGAGGCGTTCATCGCGGGCAGGCGTTTGCGAGAGGGACATGAGACCTTTTCTTAG